One window of the Methanocaldococcus vulcanius M7 genome contains the following:
- a CDS encoding nascent polypeptide-associated complex protein: MFPGKMNPRMLKKMQKMMKDFGMESEDLNVKKVIFVFDEEEWVFEEPKVQVMDILGVKTYSITGRPKKQKIEKEKIEKETAEEISESEEVKIEITDEDIELVANQCNVSKDVARKVLEECNGDIAEAIVKLEEEKEN; this comes from the coding sequence ATGTTCCCCGGTAAAATGAATCCAAGAATGTTAAAAAAGATGCAAAAGATGATGAAGGACTTTGGAATGGAATCTGAAGATTTAAACGTTAAGAAAGTAATATTTGTATTTGATGAAGAAGAGTGGGTCTTTGAGGAACCAAAAGTTCAAGTTATGGATATATTGGGGGTTAAAACATACTCCATAACTGGAAGACCTAAAAAACAGAAAATAGAAAAAGAAAAAATAGAAAAAGAAACGGCAGAAGAAATAAGCGAGAGTGAAGAAGTTAAAATTGAAATAACAGATGAAGATATAGAATTGGTCGCAAACCAGTGTAATGTATCAAAAGACGTTGCAAGGAAGGTCTTAGAGGAGTGCAATGGAGACATTGCAGAGGCCATTGTAAAATTAGAAGAAGAAAAAGAAAATTAA
- a CDS encoding UbiA family prenyltransferase yields the protein MGKFSDYLELIRIKNCITASFGGVIGYLISSNFEIDIFKIILVYSVVFFICAYGNVINDIFDIEIDKINKPFRPLPSGKISLKEAKFFSFLLLFTGLFLSVFINIYALIIAIINSIFLYLYGKKYKKYKPIGNFLVGYLTGSVFLFGGVAGKNVYPVVILFLCSLFSIWGREIIKDFEDMEGDLKEGVVSLPIMYKEKSLFIASLLIIIAIILSPLPYIFGVFGISYLILIVLCDILFLWAIIILLKNPTKKTASKVSKLLKIIMNIVLVAFLVGAV from the coding sequence ATGGGAAAATTTTCTGATTATTTAGAGCTGATCAGGATAAAGAATTGTATAACTGCCTCATTTGGAGGAGTTATTGGATATTTAATCTCCTCAAATTTTGAGATCGATATTTTTAAAATTATTTTGGTGTATTCAGTAGTGTTTTTTATATGTGCATATGGAAACGTAATAAACGACATCTTTGATATTGAAATAGATAAAATAAACAAGCCATTCAGACCATTACCATCAGGAAAAATATCTTTAAAAGAAGCAAAATTCTTCTCTTTTTTACTGCTTTTTACGGGCTTATTTTTATCTGTTTTTATAAATATATATGCATTAATAATTGCGATTATAAACTCAATCTTTCTCTACCTATATGGAAAAAAGTATAAGAAGTATAAACCGATCGGCAATTTCTTAGTTGGATACTTAACAGGATCAGTTTTTTTATTTGGAGGTGTGGCAGGGAAAAACGTTTATCCAGTCGTTATATTATTCCTTTGCTCTCTATTTTCAATATGGGGTAGAGAAATCATCAAGGACTTTGAAGACATGGAGGGGGATTTAAAAGAAGGTGTGGTTTCACTTCCAATAATGTATAAAGAGAAATCTTTATTTATTGCATCCCTTTTAATCATAATTGCGATTATTTTAAGCCCCCTCCCTTACATATTTGGAGTATTTGGTATTTCCTATCTCATACTGATAGTACTCTGTGATATATTATTTCTTTGGGCAATAATTATTTTGCTAAAAAATCCAACCAAAAAAACCGCATCAAAGGTTTCAAAATTATTAAAAATTATAATGAATATAGTCCTCGTTGCGTTTTTGGTTGGTGCAGTTTAA